The genomic DNA GCGCGGCCGTTGCGAAGACGCCCAAGTACAAGCGGCCCGGCGTATCACAGTTCTCCTTGGCGAAGAATGAGTCCGAAATATCGAGCCCTTGCGGAGGAAATTGCGATGTGGGGCGGTCGTACAACGCTCGGCATTGATGCCATGCTCGACGGATCGTCGCCGTCGAAGCAACAATCTTTGGTTTGCGGCCTTTCCACGAGCACAGCAGATCAATTGCCGACTCGTAGAGCCCGACCACCGACCCGAGTGGACCTGAAATCAAGTGAAGCTCGTCTTGGATGATCAGGTCTGGTGGATCGTTATCGCCGGGAGTTCCGATGCCGAAGATTCTTCCCGACATTTCACGCCAAGCTAACATGGCGAACTTGTCGACCGTCCCAATGATTAGTGTTGGCGGTATTTCATAAACATCGTCGTCGATGACGATGACCGGCAAACGCTTCTTCGGGGTTGAAAATTCGCACTGCGTTTCCGGACAGACAAAGATCACTGTCTTTGGCTTTCCATGAGCTTGATATCCAAGTGCATCAGGATCATCCATCGCCGTCCCGCACCACGGGCACTTGAGCATTTGAAATTCATTCGCTTCCTGGCTATTTGGCTTTGCCAGACTATTCAGCGATTTGACTGCTGGCTCGCGATAGAGCGGCGTCAAAGAACCTCCGACCCATAGACCGATTGTGATCGCTTGTTCGCCCAGATCCTTTGAACGACTGCGGCGGATAAGCTCGCACGCGCAAATCATCGAGCTGGCACGCTGAAACTGCTGAGCCGTCAACAATCGAAGGGTGTAACGCATCAGCACGGTACACCCTGCGTTGTCTGGTCGAATCAAACGTCGCAAGAAAATGTCGGTAGCCGCGAGGCCAAGGTAGGCTTCTGTCTTGCCACCGCCTGTGGGAAACCAGATCAAATCGACAAGGTCACGCTCCGGATGTTCGGTGCCATCATCGTTTGTCTTTAATGAGGACAGGTTCATCAGAATGAAGGCAAGCTGGAACGTTCGCCATCGTCCTTCGTAGGGGGTGGTTGGCTTGTAGCTGGCCGGCAATGGCACCATGCCAACATCCTTGGATCGTTTGGATCGGCGCGAATGATGCTGTTGCATCAAGATCGCTCTGTTGGCCAGCATGAACGCTTCCAACATGACTGGATCGTTTTCCAGCAGCTTGATCCCGTCACGAATTCTCCCAAGGCAGGTCCGGCAGTGCTTCAGGTTTTCTGTGGCTGGAGCCTTCAAGCGACTTGGCAAACTGGCAACGTTGGCCTCTTGTTCCCTGATCCAAGTCTCGTAGTCGGTCACCAACGGCTGAAGCGTCGATGGAATCTTCGATGGCGGCACCGTTCCATCGGCCCCTGAGAGGATGTACATGTTCAGCTCGTCACCGTCGGTGCTGCGTGGCTCGACCGGCGGAACTTTCACTCGCGGAACCGTCACCGTTGCGAGCGACGCGACCTTGCTATCCGTTTCCTCGCCCCAGTCAACGGAGCAACCATGCCCGACCGCAAACGCTTTTCGTTTGCGATAGAGCAATTCGAGTGCAGCCTCTTCTTGGACATCCGGATCAGCGATCTTGCTGGGATCGCGGTCGGGAAGAACCTTGTATTCACGGAAGACCGGTTTCCCGCCAGCAGACTGAATGCTGACGGATACCTGAAAGAAACAATCCGCTGCACGGATACGGCTGTCACGTCCGCTTTGATGGTCGTTCAATAGCGACAGAGTGAGAAGGACGCTGCCATCACCCCGGTGCCGGAACATTCCCTTTACTATCAGCGATTCAACGAGATTGCGCTCCCAGGGTGCTTGCTGAGAAGATGCTGGCACCGACAGAGTTTGATCGGGGATCTCGATTTGTATCCGTCGCCATTCCTGACGTTCACGCGTCTGCGGACCATTTTCTGTTTCCGCGACGTACGGAACCGTCCCTGACTCATAGCGAGCGGCTGAAACACGGATGACTAGGTCGCCGGCGTCGCCATCACAAAGACACGACAATCCAATCGCTGACGGATAAAACTCATTGGCAAGCCGAACGGTTTGATCGTATGCGTCCGTAAGTGAATCGCCCGAGCCACCATCGCGGCGAGGCTCGGAGCCTGGATCGCCTTCCAACGGTTCAGTTGGAATTTCTTCACCACTCCCGCTCGCCTCGTCCGCATCTTCAGTATCGCCTTGGTCATCATGTTCGTTGATGACTTGCTGTTGCGGAAACAACACGCCAGCGGAGTAACGCTGCGTCGGCGATTCTTCTAATCGTTCAACGTAACGTTGGTTTGGATTGGCCTCATAGTCGTGTGGAGGCAAGCCTGGCCCGACCAGCTCACGCTCCAAGGCTTGAATTAGTTCGTCACGGAACGTTTCTTCGTCTGACATTGCCATGTTTTACCTATGTTCCCAATTCATTCCGTGACTTGCTTTCGCAACCAGTCGCGTTGTCGCTCATCGCAAAGAGGCTCCAACTTTTGGTTGATAAAAACGTACAACCCAATCCTCGCCCGCGACATTCCCACGTACACAACGCCACGCCACCAGTCGGGAGACAATTCGTCCACATCCGTCAAGATGATGAAATCGTTCTCGAGTCCTTTGAACGATGAGACACTGCAAGCGGTGACTTGGTTCAATAATTTTGAACCAACTTTCCACGCGTTGCCTTCGTCGATGGTCGCTAATTGAAAATCGCGAAACTGACTGGCGCAGGAATCTTCGGCTTTGCGACAGGACAAAACAGAAATTTGATGCGGCGATATTTCCTCGTTCAGCAGCTTCTTCAACGTCGTGCTGAGAAGCTGGCGTTGATCAGCCGGTTTCTTGTACCAGTCTGTCTTAACTGGAATCCCGTCAACGGTGGCTGCCGGCGGAAATTGCGGCAGCGTTTTGATTTCAGTTTCGGTTGCGATTTGAATCGTGTTTCGTCGGTTCGTTGGCAGAAGAACCGCGACACCAATCGGAATCAGTAGAAACAGAGCTTCGTCTTCGTAAACTCCGAAGACGGATGCCTGATTATTTCGGTCGCAAAAGAACCACCAACGACCGTTTTTCAAACCGCCGACGACCAGGGCATCCAAAACATCCAGCATCGGGCGAGAGAGCATGTCCTGTGCTTCATCAATCACGAGCGATTTGTACTGCGGGCAATTTTTCGTCATCAGAGCGTGCAACGCGAACTCCGGCATGAGTCGATTGAATATTTCAGCATGATCCAATCCGGCCTTGGAAGCCTCAAACTCAGCCTCAACCTCGGAACCTTCGATCAAAGCGTGAAGCACCGCATGGATCGAGTTAACGACAACGGTTCCGCGTCCACGCGAAGTCACATTCTTTCGCAGAACGCCTGCAAGAACTCGATTGAAGCAGAGCAACAGAACGTCGCCATCCGTTGTGTTGGCCTCCCGTCGCGAGATCTCGGCCGCGAGCAACGTTTTGCCCGTGCCGGCACCGCCCTGCACGATCAATCGTGGGTTCGGGTATTTCTCCAGTGCATCCAGAACTTGATACTGCTCCGACTCCAGGGCGTGCATTTGGTGAGTGGCGGCGTCGGCGATCGCTCCCATCGAGGGGACGCGGTCAAAGTCGCCTCGCAGAAACGCCGACAGCAGTTCGAGGTCTTTTTCCGTGGGAGCGTAGCGGCCGGGATTGTCGCCAAGCGAACTCCGTTCCCGCCAGTACTGAGCCAACTCCTCGATGAAAGTCTTGATCGACTGATTCGCGGTCTTGAAACTGTCGCGATCGTAGAGCTGGCGTCGGTCGGCTTCCGTGCCAAGCATGTCGGCAAGCGGGCAATCAGGAGTGATGACTCCGAATCCGTAGAGCAAACGATGTTGCCGGCGATCACCTGAATCGAACTTCTCGCGAACACGTTTTTCGAGGCCGAACATCGCACCGCTTGCTTGATCAAACGGTCCTTCAGATTTCGTATCCGTTTTGCCGTAGCGGTTGGTGAACTTCCAAACCCCGTTCTCACGCGCGACACGACCACCTTTGACTTCAAGAACAAAGACGCCAATTCGAGTTAGCAGCAGAAAGTCAATCTCTGCACGACGTTTCGATTCGTGTTCACTCAACCCCAACGAGTGAAGACAAATCCAGTCCTCCGTTCCCTGTGCATCTCGAATCCAATCGAACACCCTGCGTTCAGCGGCGCTTTTGACCTCGGGATGAATCTTCGGCGGAATCATTCGTGCCATGTGTCGCCCTCAATCAGTCGATTGGCCGCAGTGTATTTGACCGGCATCAACTTCGACGCCGTCTCCGAGACTCTCAGCAAAACAAGATCGTCGCCAAGCTGAACCACGGCCTCATCGGCTTGCTCTTGACGAACCACCGACGCGGCCTTCTTGCGAATCCGCTTTGCGATGAGGCGCGGTGCCTTTTGCTGGTGCGCGCTTCGCACATTCTTGATCGCTGCGATGACCGCGTCGGTTTTCCGCGAAAGCTCCTCATTTCCAGTCACACTCGCAATCGCCGGCACATCGGTTTGATACTTCTGCGGTGCAATCACATCATCATCGTGAATCCAATTGCTGATCGCTTGCAGTTGCGTCTTACAGCCCGCAGTTTGAAGTTTCTGGCAGACCACTTCGTCACTGAGCGAGTGCTCGTCGATATAAGTCCGCAACGCGATTCGCCAAAGCCCTGAAAGCTCCCGTTCACCCGGATCAAGCAACTCATCGGCGACTTCACGAATCAAGTCTCTACTTTTAGGGCGAAAAACGACCTTGTCGCCGACCGCCACGTCCTTCGCTCCCACCAGCTTCACCATCGCCTTCCCGTCGTCATCATCGTGCGTGCCGGCGAGGAGGTGTGTCACGACATTCAGTTTGTACTTATCCGTGAACAAGCCGTAGACACCGCCGGCAAATATGAGCAGCCGTGCTTTGGCATCAGCCTCCGAATGTCCCGAACCCACTTGATCGTAGATACGCTGACGGAAGCCTTCGTCGATATCGTCCTGGACCTCTTCGATGGCATCGACTTCAGGTACTTCGACTTGCCGGACTTCCGCAGGCGGACGTGGATTCTTCCAGCCCGTCATTGACGGGAAAATTGCATTACGCCCACGAAGTCTCGTTCGCTCACCTCGCATCTTCTGACGTTGTTCGGAAAACTGTTTGTGCCACTTCCGTTCAACGTCATACAACAATAAGACGATCGGATCGGCAATTGGCGGCGATAGCACGGACGCCATCCGGCTTTGTTTGAACCAACCCGTCACAATCAAGCCATTCCCGAACGATTCACCTGCCGCTGCCGACGCATGCACGCGGTTCGGCTTTCCGGTGAATGCAGTTTCGAGTTCAGGAACCAATCTCGCGTCCGCGCATAGAACGTCAGCCTTGGGGAATTGCGAGAGAACTTTCTGCATTGCTTCGCTCTTCGGATTGCACTCACGCAAGCTATTAAGCAGATCCCGAATTCGTTCCGCAACTTCCACCGCCGCGTTTCGCTCGTCTTCCGAGAGGTAGTTGGATGACGCAACCAATGACTCAATCTTGGTCACTCGCCCCAAGACTTCGAGGACGGACTGCGACTCATCCTGCAATTTGGTCGCACATCGCATCAAACGGGTAATCGCATAAAAAGCCTGCGCGACAATTTCTTCAAGTTCGGGAAGACCGTCTGGTCCGCGACGTTTCGCCAACCGCCGGACTGTCGCGAAAGCGCTGAACGTCACGCCAACGATCGGGGACGAGACGATCTCAATGATCGGCTTCGCTGATGAAGTCGCTCGAACGCGATGCTCAAATTTCGCAATCTCGCCTGCGTTGGCGGCAAGCTTTCGTTCTGGCCAGACCAACGCTTTCAAATCTTCCGCGCCCCACTCCCACACACTTAAATCATTGTGCTGATCCGATTCCGTCTCGTTCGCTATTCGCTCGGTTGCGATCATCAAGCACGGAACCTTCAGTCGATTGAGTAATTTGATGCCGGCGTGCTTCTCACGATTTCGACCCGCAACATCGACGACAATCAGCTCAATTTCATCAGGGTTCTCCTGTGCGAAGCTGCACGCGACATCGAGGTCCGATGCAAAAAGAAGCACCGGTGGTTGCGTGCCAAAACGCGTCGACCATTGCTCTGCCTCTTCTCCATCGGAAGATATCTGACCAATGGGGATCACGTCTTTGATCGGTTGCCCGTACAGGAGCGTTGATTTGCAAAACTCGGCAGCAAGCGTGGTGGGCATCACCACGACGACCTTTTTCTTGATGGCATGAACGTCTGCCTTATTCGGACCGTTGAACAGAAAATCGAGGCCGCAAATTGCGGTTTCAGTGTTCCGTGCTTTCCACCCAACCTCACCTCTTGCAACTCGTGTCGAGTCAACCGGAACCAATCGGTACAAATCCGAAATAGGCCAGTAGGTAATCGAGCCGAGGTTTTTCTGGCCTCGCTCGGTTCGGTCCTTCCGCAGTTTGAACATGCGACGTCCATCAGGCAGATTGTCGATGCCCTCAAAAACCGCCACAGCCGAATAGTCAACTAATACCTTTTGTCCTGGATTGAATGAACTCTCAGTCAACTGCCGAAGCCCTGCCTCGTGCGCTAACCCAAGCGTTGAGACAAACCCAATAAGAATTGCGATCGGTCCAGTCTCGGGCGCAATCAACATCGTGTTCAGAGTCTTCGTGTCTCGAAGATTGCGACACGACAACGCAGAATTTAGGATCGTAAACTCCGATGCAGCTCGCGGCCCAGACCCGTCGTCGAGCGTCAGCATGTTCAAGAACGGCCAAACACCGACCACGTGATCCAGAAGTTCGATGAGTGGTTCACGCAGCGGACTTACAAGGTCCACAGCCGTCTGTAAGATGAACAGATCATCGAGGTAGCCGATCAACCCAAGGCCGTCATTGATCGCGTCATCATCCTCAACGAAATATCGGAGGGCACCTCGTGCGCAAACTTTGTCATCATTCGAGCGACTTGCATCATGCAAAACGTCAATCAGTGTCTTTGCGTTCGCCGCAAGGCGTTTCAGGAAACCACAATCGGCAAGATGCTGTATCACATCAAGGTTCTCGATCACCCGCTCAGTGAGTTCATCGTCGCATCCACTTAACGACGATAGCTTCTCGAAAATATCCTCCGCACGAGCCTGCTCTTCGGCGGTGATGGCGGGCGGATGATACGCTACTGGTTCTTCCAACCGTACGGCGATTTCATGGACGGCGTAGCTCGCGATAAACGCTTGGCCAAGAGCATGGAATTTAGTCGCTTCGCGGTACTCTGCTTCGGACTGATCCTCGCCAGCCGTTGGTCGGCCATGGTTGGTAACCACAAACTGAATGGCCCCGCGTGCAATGGACGCAATATCTTCGGACGCATGATGAAGTCGAAGGTAGTTCGCTAACTGAGTCAGATTCCGCAGCAGCGCTTGTTCAAAACCAAACTCCGGATCAAGCACGAGTGCCCATTCGCCGGTCCTCCTTAACAGGACAATGACGTCAAGTTCCTCGCCGCTCAGGCTGCGGATCGTTTCAAGCAGATTCTCTCGGTCTGCGAAAGAGAGATGACTCGCCAAAAGTTCTCAGCCCCAGGTTTCATACCCAAACCAGTTACGCACGTGGTTCTGCCGGCCATCATTCTAGAGAACATTTGTGCGCGGTGCAGCAACTGGAACGCAAGACGCAACCGATCAACCTGGTCAATGTCCAGGACGTCTCGAAGTCTCTCTCTCCGGTACCGATCGCGTTAACTGGGCCGTGAATGTTAACTCAGAGAGTTCGAGAGTTTCTGTTGTTGGTCTCGGGATCGCTTGCGGGAAAGATGCTTTCCCGGACCTCACCGACGACATGGCGAGAGCGGAATCATTGGCCCGGCAGCGATCGAAAGTGCCGCAAATTGCGGGCATCAACGCAAAAAGGCCGATGCATTTGCATCGGCCTTTCGCGTTAAGTTTCGACCAGCAGTGTTCCACTACTGTCCGAAAAGGCTCCCCATAACAGACTCGAAGCAGCGACAAGCCAGTTAACGACTTCAAACCGAGTGACAACTCGATCAACGAATCGTCAGCGCCCGCAGATGCGAGCGCGTGCGAATCGTTACCCTCGTTATCATCGAATTCAGGCTGGTTTAGCGGCTTTCAGGCAACTTTGTGGGACAATACGGTCTTGGAGACGCTCGATCTGCACCAATATTCGATGGAACCGTCACTCTAGAGGGATTTCAGCCGTATGGTGCCAAACCTCGATTCTATGTTGCCAGTACCCTGCAAAATAGGCCATAAACTGAATATTCGACGTCTAGAAAAAGCTAAATTAAGAGCTTTCTTGCGTCATAATAGATAGGGAAAGAGTTAGCTATCGACGGTCGCCACAACTTCCACTTTTTGCTCGACAAATAGGACGCCTGACGCCAGTTGAGGCGTGTATTTCCTTGGTTGCCCGTCTCTCCCGGGCTAAGCTGCTCTTCCGTTCTCTGTAGGTCGGGCTGTCAATCTGAAGCAAAACCCCGCCGGCGACCGCGGCGAGGTGAAGAGGCGTTGTCGTAAGTTTTGTTCTTGAGTGAATGAAAAAAGTGGCGCATCCTACTGGAACTTTCACCCTTCAATAGCCCGAAATAGCCGCAAATTCGTCGAATCGTGAATTCGCACGCGCAAACGTTACCGGAAAAAGTAAGCTGAACATCGACTACAAATTAATACTCGACCCCACACATCTCGACAGCCTTTCAGTTAAGTACAAGTGGGAAGTCCTACGACGTCACCCGCTCTACATTTGGCTGTGGGAAACGCTCCAAACTCTGAAAGCGTCTGCTCCAAATTCTTTCGAGCAGGAGTTCTTGTCTACCCCCGTATTCTCCGAGGTCGGCGAACTCCTGGGTGTTAATGGTATTCCAGTGAATCCCGCCCTCGAATTCGACTCCCTAGTAGATGCAGAAACAAATTTCTTGTGGCTCAAGCGAGCGGCACGTCCTGTGAGCTTGCGATTAATGGCAAAATTGCTGCTGGCGGCAAATCTTCAGCCGGAGACTCTCCGACTGCTTTCGGAACATTTTTCTCGTGCGGCGGACAACACCGATTCGAGAAATCGATTCGAATCGCTTTCACTTCTGAACTCCGCCGAATGTCCTGACCTCGATTTGCTCGCCAATATACCGCTTTACCAACTCAATCCTGCCGCACCAGCCGAGGAATTTAATTCCGATCTGAAAAATCTTCGCGACCAATGGCGGGAGCGTCTCAAACTCCCCAATAGTCGTGTAAGTGAAAAAAAATACGAGGACTATCTGCGAGCTTGGGACCTCCGAGAAGGTTGGTCGGAGGGAAAGTATCATCGTGATGCTGTACGCAGCATGAAAGATGTCGTTAAAGAACTTGGACAGTCAAAAACCTCGGCAAGAAATTGGTATCGGAGCGGATTCAAGCTCGTGACCGGACATGAGTTTTCTGTCGAGAATTGGGTGGAAGTGATGGGCGTAACCCAGCTTTCTCGACTGTTAGGCGAAACGGTCGCACAGGCTTCCGGACGCCGTGCCCTTCGCGCTAATTCTCGTCGACCGGTAGATGACACGACCGTCTCAGGCGGTCGAAACCAACAGGGAAATCCCGGAGTGGTTGAAGAGCTGGCTGCCCAGCAAGCCCCGCAGGACGTCCAACAGATGCTGTTACGCATATCGAAGTTGATCGCCAAGGGCTGCTCAGATCAGGAGATTCTCGAGGATCTCGAGGTCGAAGAGACAGCCCTGCCAGCGATTGTGGAGTTCCGCGAAACCCATGAAACCTAGCTCTTCAAGCCTGTCTTCAAAATAGCATTCGGCTTATTTGGCTCTGGGAAGAAGGCGGAGGCAAGCGTTTGTTTCTGCTATCAGCCACGGCATCAGTGGCCACCTGATCAGAACGTTCTGATTCATGTCATTCGCAAGTCAATCAAACCGCCCACAAGGCTGCTTGTCGCCGAACGAGTTTGCCAAACGCGCCGGGATCTCACTGGCGACGGTTCATCGCTATCTCAGTCGCGGTCAGCTTACGAAAATCCAGAAGGCTGGGAAGAACAGTCGAATTTGGATTCCCGAGAGCGAGCTCTTTTCGTCCAGCTCGCTAACCCAGGATGGCGAATGTCGCGACTCGCAGCAATCTCCAATCGGTACAGCAGCCCGAGGCAAGAGCCTCGCTGGCAAACGACCGGCGTGGATGAACGACTGGCGTTCCCCAACAAATGGAGGCAATCATGCCCAAAAAAAATCATCTTGAACAGTTTCAATGCCAGTTCTTTCGCTGGCCTATTTACCAAAGGAGAAACGGAGTCTGGTATGCCGATGGCCGCTCGAATGGTGCTGGAAGTCAGCGGACGTCGCTCGGCACGAAAGACAAGCACGATGCACTTGCTAACCTTCATCATCTTGATCGCGTCCAGGCCGAGAATCTTGGGCTGGTACCGCGCTCCACCTCATCAGCCGGACCTCGGCACCTGTCGATCAAAGCGGGCCGGAAGCTTTTTGACGATCACACTTCGCGGCCCAGGCTGGTGGGTGGAACCAAGGAGAACACCCAAAAACGCTACAAGTCGATCTTGGACAAATTGGAAGCCTTCCTGAAGACCAGACGGATCGTGCATTGGAATCAGGTTACTGAGAAAACGCTTGGCGACTACGCCGAACACCTGACGGAGCTAGAGTACGCTTACAAGACCGTGTTCGGTGAACTCAACACGATCAAGACCGCTTTCAAATGGCTATGCACCGAAGGGCATTTGTCGCGTGAGCCTTTAAAGTTAAAACTGCGGAAAGCTGATTGCCAACGGGCTTACTGCTACACCGACGCGGAAGTTGCGGCAATGATCCAATACTGCGGTGAGAACGATGAACTCACGTGGCTCCAGGGCGTGATCATCGGGTTGTCCTGTACCGGTCTTCGGATCAGCGAACTGGCTTCACTCAAATGGTCGGACGTTCGCTTCGACGACAGGGCGTTAACGATTGCTGATGAAAGCGGATTCGCCGACAGCGGCAACGAGCGTCGGTCGACGAAGAGTAGCAGGACTCGGCACATTCCAATTCATCAAAGTTTCCTAGGCGTGCTTCAATCGTTACCACGTCAAAGCAATCGGGTGTTTCTTGGACCGCGTGGCGGCCAGCTCAAGCCAGATACCGTTCGGAACATCCTGGTGCGTGAAGTCATCGAACCACTGACCCCCAGGTTTCCCAAAGCGTACCCCGGTGAACGAAGTTTTGAAAATGGTCGGCTTCACAGCTTCCGTCACTACTTTTGTAGTACTTGCGCGAACAATGCGATTCCCGAGCGAATCGTGATGAATTGGCTTGGCCATGCCGACAGCGAGATGGTTCGTCATTACTATCACCTCAGTGATGAAGAATCACGTCGTAAGATGGACCAGTTGAAGTTGATTGGAAGTAGCGTCGGGCGTTCCGGCGTTTAGAAGTTTTGTAACCGATTCGGCATTCAGTCGCTGCGCTTTGCGAGCGATCCTGTCGGGTAAGAACTCTCCTTTTGGCACACTTGTGGCACACACGGGTGTGCCAAAGATAAAGACCCCGTAAAACACTACGTTTTACGAGGTCTTTTTGTGAAGGCGGAGGACACGGGACTCGAACCCGCAGCCCCTTACGGGGTACCTCAGTTCCAATGAGGCCGCTCACCAATTCGCTTATCCTCCAGGCTGTGCGTTGTTTGTATGGGAACAGACAACGCCGCGGCAAGAGCTTCGCTGGATTGCCGCGTTCTGTAAAGAGGGGTTTGCTAACCTGTCAGCTTTGCACCACTAATTAGCTTGATAAAGTCGGCGTTTGTCTCGAATCGTCCCAGCTGTTTGGTCAGCTGTTCCATCGCGTCGACGTGGTGCATTTCCGAGAGTGTGCGACGCAGCATGGTGACCGCTTCGTAGGTCTCCTCGTCGTGCAGCAGTTCTTCGCGGCGGGTTCCCGATTGCGAGATGTCGATCGACGGCCAAACGCGGCGATCGGCCAAGCGGCGATCGAGAACAACTTCCATGTTGCCGGTGCCCTTAAACTCCTGGAAGATCGCTTCATCCATTCGGCTGTTGGTGTCAACCAACGCGGTGCCGACGATCGTCAACGAGCCGCCTTCTTGGAAGGCACGCGCGGTGGCGAACAACTTCTTCGGGATGTCCATCGCCTTGACGTCCAAACCGCCAGTCATTGTGGCCCGGCCACGACCGGTCTGCCCAACCCACTTGTTAAACGCGCGGGCCAATCGAGTGATCGAATCGAGCAGCAGGAAGACATCCTGTCCCATTTCAGCCAATCGTTTGCAGCGTTCAATCACCAGTTGGCTGAGTCGGACGTGGGAATCAACGTCCATGTCCAAGCTGCTGGCGATGACTTCGCCGCCGACGACATGTCGCTTCATGTCGGTGACTTCCTCGGGACGCTCGTCGATCAACAGAACGATCAGCTTGACGTCGGGGTGATTCTGGGCGATGCCGCTGCTGATGTCCTGCAGCATCACGGTTTTTCCCGATCGCGGAGGGGCAACGATCAGCGAGCGTTGGCCTTTGCCCAGCGGGGCAAGCAGGTCGATCACGCGGTTGGTTAGCGGCTTCTTGCCCATTTCCAGCCGCAACCACTGTTCAGGATTGATTGCGGTCAGCGAATCGAAATGTTTCACTTCGGCATAATCGTCGGGGCTGATTCCGTCGACGTCGAGGATTTCTCGAATCCGTGGCCCTTGATGCCGCCGGCCCGGTTGGACCATGCCTCGGATCATCACCCCTTCACGCAAACCGAACTTTTCGATCATCGTGCCGGGAACAAAGGGGTCCGAGCGGTCGCGAGTAAAGCTGGTTCCAGGGCTTCGCAGGAAACCATATCCATTGGGGTGCATTTCCAGCAGTCCCACTCCTTCGACCAGCGGCGCGTCATCATCGACTGGCGGCAAATCGCCATCGGGCTGACGATTGCCATTGACGTTGTTGTTGCCGTCGGAGGGGCGGCGTCGGCGTCGGCCAACTCGGCTTTTTCCGCCGTTGCCGTTACCACCGCCATTCCCGTTGGAATTGCTTTCGTTTCCGCTGCCGCCTCGTCCGCGGTAGGATCGTTTCTTTTTAGCCATGAGTCACCCAAGATAGCCAACCGGAGCCCATGTTTCACCGAGAGGTGGCGCATCGGACTGCGAGTGCTGGTGTAAGAGATTTCGCCGCAAATCCGTTAGTTGCAAAACAGAGGTCATGTGTTAGAGGGATACCAGAGCGACGGACTGGTGATGCCCATAATCGAGCGTACGTTAACTGCAGCCGGAGTGGTCTTCCAAACCATTTCCCAAAGAAGCAGACTCGTAGAACCCTGACCTAACCGTTGTACTCGATCGTGCAGCCCGAAAGCACATGTAAACCATGCTCTGGGGATCCCTGCAGAAATGGCCTAATGCCATGATCCCTAAGGATTCCAAATACAGCCCGGGAATGCAACCGAATCGACCGTGGATGCGGATTCGAGTTGGGCAGCACACAAAGGTGACGCCATACCCAGGAACACGAAAATCAGGAGTTCTGTGTTACCTAGAGGCGGACATATGGCAACCTACAATAGATCGCCCTGCCCTGTTAAGACCAATGTCTTATTCACTGCTTGAATGTTATCGCCACTTTTCGCGATGTCAAGTCCGCGGCACCAACACGGTGTGGTTT from Rosistilla carotiformis includes the following:
- a CDS encoding DrmE family protein; translated protein: MASHLSFADRENLLETIRSLSGEELDVIVLLRRTGEWALVLDPEFGFEQALLRNLTQLANYLRLHHASEDIASIARGAIQFVVTNHGRPTAGEDQSEAEYREATKFHALGQAFIASYAVHEIAVRLEEPVAYHPPAITAEEQARAEDIFEKLSSLSGCDDELTERVIENLDVIQHLADCGFLKRLAANAKTLIDVLHDASRSNDDKVCARGALRYFVEDDDAINDGLGLIGYLDDLFILQTAVDLVSPLREPLIELLDHVVGVWPFLNMLTLDDGSGPRAASEFTILNSALSCRNLRDTKTLNTMLIAPETGPIAILIGFVSTLGLAHEAGLRQLTESSFNPGQKVLVDYSAVAVFEGIDNLPDGRRMFKLRKDRTERGQKNLGSITYWPISDLYRLVPVDSTRVARGEVGWKARNTETAICGLDFLFNGPNKADVHAIKKKVVVVMPTTLAAEFCKSTLLYGQPIKDVIPIGQISSDGEEAEQWSTRFGTQPPVLLFASDLDVACSFAQENPDEIELIVVDVAGRNREKHAGIKLLNRLKVPCLMIATERIANETESDQHNDLSVWEWGAEDLKALVWPERKLAANAGEIAKFEHRVRATSSAKPIIEIVSSPIVGVTFSAFATVRRLAKRRGPDGLPELEEIVAQAFYAITRLMRCATKLQDESQSVLEVLGRVTKIESLVASSNYLSEDERNAAVEVAERIRDLLNSLRECNPKSEAMQKVLSQFPKADVLCADARLVPELETAFTGKPNRVHASAAAGESFGNGLIVTGWFKQSRMASVLSPPIADPIVLLLYDVERKWHKQFSEQRQKMRGERTRLRGRNAIFPSMTGWKNPRPPAEVRQVEVPEVDAIEEVQDDIDEGFRQRIYDQVGSGHSEADAKARLLIFAGGVYGLFTDKYKLNVVTHLLAGTHDDDDGKAMVKLVGAKDVAVGDKVVFRPKSRDLIREVADELLDPGERELSGLWRIALRTYIDEHSLSDEVVCQKLQTAGCKTQLQAISNWIHDDDVIAPQKYQTDVPAIASVTGNEELSRKTDAVIAAIKNVRSAHQQKAPRLIAKRIRKKAASVVRQEQADEAVVQLGDDLVLLRVSETASKLMPVKYTAANRLIEGDTWHE
- the rho gene encoding transcription termination factor Rho; protein product: MAKKKRSYRGRGGSGNESNSNGNGGGNGNGGKSRVGRRRRRPSDGNNNVNGNRQPDGDLPPVDDDAPLVEGVGLLEMHPNGYGFLRSPGTSFTRDRSDPFVPGTMIEKFGLREGVMIRGMVQPGRRHQGPRIREILDVDGISPDDYAEVKHFDSLTAINPEQWLRLEMGKKPLTNRVIDLLAPLGKGQRSLIVAPPRSGKTVMLQDISSGIAQNHPDVKLIVLLIDERPEEVTDMKRHVVGGEVIASSLDMDVDSHVRLSQLVIERCKRLAEMGQDVFLLLDSITRLARAFNKWVGQTGRGRATMTGGLDVKAMDIPKKLFATARAFQEGGSLTIVGTALVDTNSRMDEAIFQEFKGTGNMEVVLDRRLADRRVWPSIDISQSGTRREELLHDEETYEAVTMLRRTLSEMHHVDAMEQLTKQLGRFETNADFIKLISGAKLTG
- a CDS encoding tyrosine-type recombinase/integrase, which encodes MPKKNHLEQFQCQFFRWPIYQRRNGVWYADGRSNGAGSQRTSLGTKDKHDALANLHHLDRVQAENLGLVPRSTSSAGPRHLSIKAGRKLFDDHTSRPRLVGGTKENTQKRYKSILDKLEAFLKTRRIVHWNQVTEKTLGDYAEHLTELEYAYKTVFGELNTIKTAFKWLCTEGHLSREPLKLKLRKADCQRAYCYTDAEVAAMIQYCGENDELTWLQGVIIGLSCTGLRISELASLKWSDVRFDDRALTIADESGFADSGNERRSTKSSRTRHIPIHQSFLGVLQSLPRQSNRVFLGPRGGQLKPDTVRNILVREVIEPLTPRFPKAYPGERSFENGRLHSFRHYFCSTCANNAIPERIVMNWLGHADSEMVRHYYHLSDEESRRKMDQLKLIGSSVGRSGV